Proteins from one Trichoplusia ni isolate ovarian cell line Hi5 chromosome 9, tn1, whole genome shotgun sequence genomic window:
- the LOC113497475 gene encoding ELAV-like protein 1, producing MMANTLDGVNVNQPTQNGSKVQPCNNESKTNLIINYLPQTMTQEEIRSLFSSVGEVESCKLIRDKVTVFPDHILNGQSLGYAFVNYHKAEDAEKAVNTLNGLRLQNKIIKVSYARPSSDAIKGANLYVSGLPKHMTQQELEKLFSPYGTIISSRILHENVNVGHLLQVGGDEPTIVGPSRGVAFIRYDQRHEAENAIRELNGTIPPGGTGPITVKCANNPSNQNKALAPLAAYLAPAAARRFVGPAGKALLAINKGLQRFSPLADPLIQGNAIGGSGWCIFVYNIGADTEESVLWQLFGPFGAVQSVKIIRDPTTNKCKGYGFVTMTNYDEAVVAIQSLNGYSLNGQVLQVSFKTNKSKS from the coding sequence atgatGGCAAATACGCTCGACGGCGTAAACGTGAACCAGCCCACGCAAAATGGAAGCAAGGTCCAACCTTGCAATAATGAGTCTAAGACCAACCTTATTATCAACTATTTGCCTCAAACGATGACACAGGAAGAGATTAGATCGTTATTCTCGAGTGTCGGCGAAGTAGAAAGTTGCAAGCTCATTAGAGACAAAGTGACAGTATTCCCCGACCACATTCTCAACGGGCAGAGTTTAGGGTACGCGTTCGTGAACTACCACAAGGCGGAGGATGCCGAGAAGGCGGTGAACACGCTCAATGGCCTGAGGCTGCAGAACAAGATCATTAAGGTATCGTACGCACGCCCTAGTTCCGACGCGATTAAAGGCGCCAATCTCTACGTGTCCGGTCTTCCGAAGCACATGACGCAGCAAGAGTTGGAGAAGCTCTTCAGTCCGTACGGGACCATCATCAGCTCTCGCATACTTCATGAGAACGTGAATGTCGGCCATTTACTGCAAGTGGGCGGCGACGAGCCTACCATCGTGGGCCCCTCCAGAGGCGTGGCGTTCATCCGCTACGACCAGCGACACGAGGCTGAGAACGCGATACGTGAGTTGAATGGCACCATACCACCAGGTGGCACAGGACCCATCACAGTCAAGTGTGCCAACAACCCAAGCAACCAGAACAAGGCACTCGCGCCTTTGGCTGCTTATCTCGCCCCAGCTGCTGCTCGTCGTTTTGTTGGTCCAGCTGGAAAGGCTCTGCTTGCGATCAACAAAGGTCTTCAGAGATTTTCTCCTTTGGCCGACCCGCTCATACAAGGAAATGCCATCGGAGGCTCAGGTTGGTGCATCTTTGTCTATAACATTGGAGCTGATACAGAAGAGAGTGTGCTGTGGCAGCTCTTTGGCCCATTTGGTGCCGTCCAGAGTGTGAAAATAATTAGAGATCCCACTACCAACAAATGCAAGGGCTATGGCTTTGTCACAATGACTAATTACGATGAGGCTGTTGTTGCCATCCAATCCTTGAATGGATACTCGCTGAATGGCCAGGTACTCCAGGTCAGCTTCAAAACGAACAAGAGTAAATCTTAA
- the LOC113497313 gene encoding GRIP and coiled-coil domain-containing protein 1 isoform X3 → MESLSKQELISTITKQADQIKRYEGRLRDVVAAYKGLIKEKEALEISLKALNKTETPVEGEENRDDSVAALMLSLSTLTAEKSRMEEAFQADKKLTRDKYENQIAAMREETKTLVQQHFAEINNLKAKVAYEIQEREKERADHQAMMKELHLKLNSERKTKERLEDKVVHSSEAHAVSQTELEKRVRDLSSSLSAAQRRLQRAEARTVETPALLVRLQHKLALLEQSHALAIREEQIKAKRAEESARKVCARQEERVALLESKLAELSETVGRYDLRRRHDLQLIQQLKDSLNGRLMDKITANNDYDAAEAQQKSETDNEKLADSEYLQTLIDKIHILKKELIAENDKLGSPIDISSVFKVQGYENIHLKCREEYESLKLEYEMYKQQTKVREVGDNVESDVGDLKSEIAVLIEKVETYKMMLEEERQDKLDTLKLYEEKMKNEQDYHSEVVSELKTRVQSLEKQVHTQRERYAALLDEADNYIRARNDRRASADENNYKDGMLTDVSAPPHMLHYAHELARKDLDISQLRKEKHIMEGQFRDCQRDATIEKERFKEVIRTLKEEIDRLRRIQSREGANLEYLKNVVMAYLMSTDYAGRKHMLNAIAAVLHFTANEKNQVLTNL, encoded by the exons ATGGAATCTTTATCAAAACAAGAGTTGATATCAACAATTACCAAACAAGCTGATCAAATCAAGCGATACGAAGGACGGTTAAGAG ATGTGGTTGCTGCATATAAAGGTCTTATTAAGGAAAAAGAGGCATTGGAAATAAGTTTAAAAGCCTTAAATAAAACTGAGACCCCGGTTGAAGGAG AAGAAAACAGAGATGATTCAGTGGCAGCTCTCATGCTGTCTCTTTCCACCTTAACAGCGGAAAAGTCTCGAATGGAAGAAGCTTTTCAGGCAGACAAGAAACTTACAAGGGataag TATGAGAACCAGATAGCAGCGATGAGAGAGGAGACCAAAACGTTAGTACAGCAACATTTCGCTGAGATAAACAACTTGAAGGCTAAAGTAGCGTATGAGATACAAGAGAGGGAGAAAGAGAGAGCTGATCATCAGGCTATGATGAA GGAGTTGCACCTTAAGTTGAACagcgaaagaaaaacaaaggaaaGATTGGAAGATAAGGTGGTTCACAGTTCTGAAGCTCA TGCAGTGTCCCAGACAGAGCTGGAGAAGCGCGTCCGCGACCTGAGCAGCTCGCTGTCGGCGGCGCAGCGGCGCCTGCAGCGCGCGGAGGCCCGCACCGTGGAGACGCCGGCGCTGCTCGTGCGCCTGCAGCACAAGCTGGCGCTGCTCGAGCAGTCGCACGCCCTGGCCATCAGGGAG GAACAAATAAAAGCGAAACGCGCCGAGGAGTCAGCCCGCAAGGTATGCGCCCGGCAGGAGGAGAGAGTCGCGCTGCTGGAGAGCAAGCTGGCCGAGCTGTCCGAGACCGTCGGGCGCTACGACCTGCGCAGGAGGCACGACCTGCAACTCATACAGCAACTCAAGGACTCGCTCAACGGACGGCTCATGGATAAGATTACAGCTAATAATGATTATG ACGCCGCAGAGGCCCAACAAAAAAGCGAGACAGACAACGAAAAACTAGCCGACAGCGAATACCTACAAACACTCATAGACAAAATACACATCTTGAAGAAAGAACTGATCGCAGAGAACGACAAACTAGGAAGTCCAATAGACATATCATCAGTTTTCAAAGTCCAAGGCTATGAGAACATACATTTGAAATGCAGGGAAGAGTATGAGAGTTTGAAACTTGAGTATGAGATGTATAAACAGCAAACGAAAGTAAGGGAGGTTGGTGACAATGTGGAGAGTGACGTAGGGGACCTGAAGAGTGAGATAGCAGTACTCATTGAGAAGGTGGAGACGTATAAGATGATGTTGGAGGAAGAGAGACAGGATAAGTTGGATACTTTGAAACTTTATGAGGAG AAAATGAAAAACGAGCAAGACTACCACTCGGAAGTGGTGTCGGAGCTGAAGACTCGTGTCCAGAGCCTGGAGAAGCAGGTCCACACGCAGCGGGAGCGCTACGCCGCGCTGCTGGACGAGGCCGACAACTACATCCGCGCCAGGAACGACCGCCGCGCCAGCGCAGACGAGAACAACTACAAGGATGGGATGCTTACT GACGTATCAGCACCGCCGCATATGTTGCACTATGCGCACGAGTTAGCCAGGAAAGATCTAGACATATCGCAGCTCAGGAAGGAGAAACATATCATGGAGGGGCAGTTCAG AGATTGTCAGCGGGATGCGACAATAGAGAAAGAACGCTTCAAAGAAGTCATAAGGACGTTGAAAGAGGAGATAGACAG actaCGCCGCATCCAATCCCGTGAAGGCGCGAACTTGGAATATCTGAAGAACGTAGTGATGGCGTACCTCATGTCCACAGACTACGCCGGCAGGAAACACATGCTCAACGCCATCGCCGCTGTACTACACTTCACTGCTAACGAGAAGAACCAAGTTCTTACCAACCTGTGA
- the LOC113497313 gene encoding GRIP and coiled-coil domain-containing protein 1 isoform X2 gives MESLSKQELISTITKQADQIKRYEGRLRDVVAAYKGLIKEKEALEISLKALNKTETPVEGEENRDDSVAALMLSLSTLTAEKSRMEEAFQADKKLTRDKYENQIAAMREETKTLVQQHFAEINNLKAKVAYEIQEREKERADHQAMMKELHLKLNSERKTKERLEDKVVHSSEAQVSQTELEKRVRDLSSSLSAAQRRLQRAEARTVETPALLVRLQHKLALLEQSHALAIREEQIKAKRAEESARKVCARQEERVALLESKLAELSETVGRYDLRRRHDLQLIQQLKDSLNGRLMDKITANNDYEDAAEAQQKSETDNEKLADSEYLQTLIDKIHILKKELIAENDKLGSPIDISSVFKVQGYENIHLKCREEYESLKLEYEMYKQQTKVREVGDNVESDVGDLKSEIAVLIEKVETYKMMLEEERQDKLDTLKLYEEKMKNEQDYHSEVVSELKTRVQSLEKQVHTQRERYAALLDEADNYIRARNDRRASADENNYKDGMLTDVSAPPHMLHYAHELARKDLDISQLRKEKHIMEGQFRDCQRDATIEKERFKEVIRTLKEEIDRLRRIQSREGANLEYLKNVVMAYLMSTDYAGRKHMLNAIAAVLHFTANEKNQVLTNL, from the exons ATGGAATCTTTATCAAAACAAGAGTTGATATCAACAATTACCAAACAAGCTGATCAAATCAAGCGATACGAAGGACGGTTAAGAG ATGTGGTTGCTGCATATAAAGGTCTTATTAAGGAAAAAGAGGCATTGGAAATAAGTTTAAAAGCCTTAAATAAAACTGAGACCCCGGTTGAAGGAG AAGAAAACAGAGATGATTCAGTGGCAGCTCTCATGCTGTCTCTTTCCACCTTAACAGCGGAAAAGTCTCGAATGGAAGAAGCTTTTCAGGCAGACAAGAAACTTACAAGGGataag TATGAGAACCAGATAGCAGCGATGAGAGAGGAGACCAAAACGTTAGTACAGCAACATTTCGCTGAGATAAACAACTTGAAGGCTAAAGTAGCGTATGAGATACAAGAGAGGGAGAAAGAGAGAGCTGATCATCAGGCTATGATGAA GGAGTTGCACCTTAAGTTGAACagcgaaagaaaaacaaaggaaaGATTGGAAGATAAGGTGGTTCACAGTTCTGAAGCTCAAG TGTCCCAGACAGAGCTGGAGAAGCGCGTCCGCGACCTGAGCAGCTCGCTGTCGGCGGCGCAGCGGCGCCTGCAGCGCGCGGAGGCCCGCACCGTGGAGACGCCGGCGCTGCTCGTGCGCCTGCAGCACAAGCTGGCGCTGCTCGAGCAGTCGCACGCCCTGGCCATCAGGGAG GAACAAATAAAAGCGAAACGCGCCGAGGAGTCAGCCCGCAAGGTATGCGCCCGGCAGGAGGAGAGAGTCGCGCTGCTGGAGAGCAAGCTGGCCGAGCTGTCCGAGACCGTCGGGCGCTACGACCTGCGCAGGAGGCACGACCTGCAACTCATACAGCAACTCAAGGACTCGCTCAACGGACGGCTCATGGATAAGATTACAGCTAATAATGATTATG aAGACGCCGCAGAGGCCCAACAAAAAAGCGAGACAGACAACGAAAAACTAGCCGACAGCGAATACCTACAAACACTCATAGACAAAATACACATCTTGAAGAAAGAACTGATCGCAGAGAACGACAAACTAGGAAGTCCAATAGACATATCATCAGTTTTCAAAGTCCAAGGCTATGAGAACATACATTTGAAATGCAGGGAAGAGTATGAGAGTTTGAAACTTGAGTATGAGATGTATAAACAGCAAACGAAAGTAAGGGAGGTTGGTGACAATGTGGAGAGTGACGTAGGGGACCTGAAGAGTGAGATAGCAGTACTCATTGAGAAGGTGGAGACGTATAAGATGATGTTGGAGGAAGAGAGACAGGATAAGTTGGATACTTTGAAACTTTATGAGGAG AAAATGAAAAACGAGCAAGACTACCACTCGGAAGTGGTGTCGGAGCTGAAGACTCGTGTCCAGAGCCTGGAGAAGCAGGTCCACACGCAGCGGGAGCGCTACGCCGCGCTGCTGGACGAGGCCGACAACTACATCCGCGCCAGGAACGACCGCCGCGCCAGCGCAGACGAGAACAACTACAAGGATGGGATGCTTACT GACGTATCAGCACCGCCGCATATGTTGCACTATGCGCACGAGTTAGCCAGGAAAGATCTAGACATATCGCAGCTCAGGAAGGAGAAACATATCATGGAGGGGCAGTTCAG AGATTGTCAGCGGGATGCGACAATAGAGAAAGAACGCTTCAAAGAAGTCATAAGGACGTTGAAAGAGGAGATAGACAG actaCGCCGCATCCAATCCCGTGAAGGCGCGAACTTGGAATATCTGAAGAACGTAGTGATGGCGTACCTCATGTCCACAGACTACGCCGGCAGGAAACACATGCTCAACGCCATCGCCGCTGTACTACACTTCACTGCTAACGAGAAGAACCAAGTTCTTACCAACCTGTGA
- the LOC113497313 gene encoding GRIP and coiled-coil domain-containing protein 1 isoform X1, with translation MESLSKQELISTITKQADQIKRYEGRLRDVVAAYKGLIKEKEALEISLKALNKTETPVEGEENRDDSVAALMLSLSTLTAEKSRMEEAFQADKKLTRDKYENQIAAMREETKTLVQQHFAEINNLKAKVAYEIQEREKERADHQAMMKELHLKLNSERKTKERLEDKVVHSSEAHAVSQTELEKRVRDLSSSLSAAQRRLQRAEARTVETPALLVRLQHKLALLEQSHALAIREEQIKAKRAEESARKVCARQEERVALLESKLAELSETVGRYDLRRRHDLQLIQQLKDSLNGRLMDKITANNDYEDAAEAQQKSETDNEKLADSEYLQTLIDKIHILKKELIAENDKLGSPIDISSVFKVQGYENIHLKCREEYESLKLEYEMYKQQTKVREVGDNVESDVGDLKSEIAVLIEKVETYKMMLEEERQDKLDTLKLYEEKMKNEQDYHSEVVSELKTRVQSLEKQVHTQRERYAALLDEADNYIRARNDRRASADENNYKDGMLTDVSAPPHMLHYAHELARKDLDISQLRKEKHIMEGQFRDCQRDATIEKERFKEVIRTLKEEIDRLRRIQSREGANLEYLKNVVMAYLMSTDYAGRKHMLNAIAAVLHFTANEKNQVLTNL, from the exons ATGGAATCTTTATCAAAACAAGAGTTGATATCAACAATTACCAAACAAGCTGATCAAATCAAGCGATACGAAGGACGGTTAAGAG ATGTGGTTGCTGCATATAAAGGTCTTATTAAGGAAAAAGAGGCATTGGAAATAAGTTTAAAAGCCTTAAATAAAACTGAGACCCCGGTTGAAGGAG AAGAAAACAGAGATGATTCAGTGGCAGCTCTCATGCTGTCTCTTTCCACCTTAACAGCGGAAAAGTCTCGAATGGAAGAAGCTTTTCAGGCAGACAAGAAACTTACAAGGGataag TATGAGAACCAGATAGCAGCGATGAGAGAGGAGACCAAAACGTTAGTACAGCAACATTTCGCTGAGATAAACAACTTGAAGGCTAAAGTAGCGTATGAGATACAAGAGAGGGAGAAAGAGAGAGCTGATCATCAGGCTATGATGAA GGAGTTGCACCTTAAGTTGAACagcgaaagaaaaacaaaggaaaGATTGGAAGATAAGGTGGTTCACAGTTCTGAAGCTCA TGCAGTGTCCCAGACAGAGCTGGAGAAGCGCGTCCGCGACCTGAGCAGCTCGCTGTCGGCGGCGCAGCGGCGCCTGCAGCGCGCGGAGGCCCGCACCGTGGAGACGCCGGCGCTGCTCGTGCGCCTGCAGCACAAGCTGGCGCTGCTCGAGCAGTCGCACGCCCTGGCCATCAGGGAG GAACAAATAAAAGCGAAACGCGCCGAGGAGTCAGCCCGCAAGGTATGCGCCCGGCAGGAGGAGAGAGTCGCGCTGCTGGAGAGCAAGCTGGCCGAGCTGTCCGAGACCGTCGGGCGCTACGACCTGCGCAGGAGGCACGACCTGCAACTCATACAGCAACTCAAGGACTCGCTCAACGGACGGCTCATGGATAAGATTACAGCTAATAATGATTATG aAGACGCCGCAGAGGCCCAACAAAAAAGCGAGACAGACAACGAAAAACTAGCCGACAGCGAATACCTACAAACACTCATAGACAAAATACACATCTTGAAGAAAGAACTGATCGCAGAGAACGACAAACTAGGAAGTCCAATAGACATATCATCAGTTTTCAAAGTCCAAGGCTATGAGAACATACATTTGAAATGCAGGGAAGAGTATGAGAGTTTGAAACTTGAGTATGAGATGTATAAACAGCAAACGAAAGTAAGGGAGGTTGGTGACAATGTGGAGAGTGACGTAGGGGACCTGAAGAGTGAGATAGCAGTACTCATTGAGAAGGTGGAGACGTATAAGATGATGTTGGAGGAAGAGAGACAGGATAAGTTGGATACTTTGAAACTTTATGAGGAG AAAATGAAAAACGAGCAAGACTACCACTCGGAAGTGGTGTCGGAGCTGAAGACTCGTGTCCAGAGCCTGGAGAAGCAGGTCCACACGCAGCGGGAGCGCTACGCCGCGCTGCTGGACGAGGCCGACAACTACATCCGCGCCAGGAACGACCGCCGCGCCAGCGCAGACGAGAACAACTACAAGGATGGGATGCTTACT GACGTATCAGCACCGCCGCATATGTTGCACTATGCGCACGAGTTAGCCAGGAAAGATCTAGACATATCGCAGCTCAGGAAGGAGAAACATATCATGGAGGGGCAGTTCAG AGATTGTCAGCGGGATGCGACAATAGAGAAAGAACGCTTCAAAGAAGTCATAAGGACGTTGAAAGAGGAGATAGACAG actaCGCCGCATCCAATCCCGTGAAGGCGCGAACTTGGAATATCTGAAGAACGTAGTGATGGCGTACCTCATGTCCACAGACTACGCCGGCAGGAAACACATGCTCAACGCCATCGCCGCTGTACTACACTTCACTGCTAACGAGAAGAACCAAGTTCTTACCAACCTGTGA